A region of the Agrobacterium sp. RAC06 genome:
GCGTCAGGAGATCATCGAGGCCTTCGGCATGGAGGCGGCAAAGGGCATCTTCATGCGTGTTGGCTACATGCAGGGCGTCCGGGATGCCGAGCTGATCCTGAAACGCTTTCCGCATCAGGATCTCACTCATGCTCTCGCCGCAGGACCGCGCGTCCATACGTTGGAGGGTTTCGTCAAGGTCGAGACCAAGCAGTTCGAATTCGACAGCGATAAGGGACGCTATTTCGGCGAGTTCTATTGGTACGATTCCTCCGAAGCGGGCGAACACATCGTTCATCATGGCCTGGCAAGCGAGCCCGTCTGCTGGATGCAGACCGGCTATCCCAGCGGCTACACCAGCACGCTCTTCGGCCGGCCTGTGATTTTTCGCGAGATGGAGTGCTCGGGCATGGGGGCGTCACGCTGTTATGTCGTTGGCCAGAACGCCGAAGAATGGGGAGAGGACGCACCCGAACGAGCGTATCTCGGCCTCGAATGGCCACGATCGCGGCGCACTTCGCGCAGCCGCTCGGAGAAAACGCAACGAAGCGGTGATCCCGCCTCGGCGAACCCGACGGCGAGCACCGGTGGCGACCCGGTCGTGGGCGTTTCCGCCAGTTTCCTGCGTGCGCGGCTGATGGTGGAGAAGGTGGCCGACACGGAGGCTACAGTTCTGCTGGTCGGGGAATCCGGTGTCGGCAAAGAACTGTTTTCCCAGCAGTTGCATCGGCTTAGCCAGCGCTCGACCAAGCCCTTTGTCGCACTCAACTGCGCGGCCATTCCCGACACATTGGTAGAATCGGAACTCTTTGGCGTCGAGAGGGGCGCTTTCACCGGCGCTGTAGCGTCCCGACCGGGCTATTTCGAGCGCGCGGCGGGCGGAACGCTCTTTCTCGACGAGATCGCATCATTGGCGTATGCCGCGCAGGGCAAGTTGCTTCGTGCCATCCAGGAGCGGGTCATCGAGCGTGTCGGGGGTTTGAAAACGGTGGCGGCGGACGTCAGGATTATCGCCGCCTCGAACGTCGATCTAGCCGACGAGGTGCGGACGGGACGCTTCCGCCAGGACCTCTATTTCCGTCTTTGCGTCTTCCCGATTTCCATTCCGCCGCTTCGCGAGCGGCGGGACGACATTCCCCTGCTCGTCGACCATTTTCTGCGTCTGTTCCGCGAGCGGCACCGCCGCCAAGTGGTAGGCCTGACCCGCCGCGCCATGGATGCGCTGCTCGCCTATGATTTTCCGGGCAATATCCGCGAACTGCAAAATCTGATCGAGCGCGGCGTGATCTTTGCCGATGCGGGCGGGTTTATCGATCTGCAGCACATATTCACAGCCAATGAACCACTGGCCCCGTCCCATCCGTCGCTGACACGTGAAGGACGCTTGACCTATGGCCAGGTCACCCTGTCACCTGCAGCGGTCACTCCGGATTTTCTGCAATCTTCTTCACACATCAAAGCGGCCGAGCTCGATCTCTACCGTCAGGCCCTCACCACCCATCGTGGCAATGTCTCTGCTGCCGCCCGCAGCCTTGGCATCTCGCGTGCGAAGCTCGAGTACCGACTCCGAAAGAACGGCCTCCACTAAAGCGCCGGCCTGGCTAGCAGCAGCCATTATAGGCTTGGTTCCACTCAGCGAGCGCCGTCTCGATGAGGGGCCAGTCCCGACGCAATGTGTCAAATCGTTGGACAGATTGTCGGTAGCTGCTGCGCAATTCGTTTTCCAGGGCATCGAGGTCTATGCCGGGTAAACGTCCCTGCGCGACGATGGTCTTTCCCGCCACGATCACCTGCAGCACATGTCGTGCATTTGCGCGTGCAAAGAAGAGGTCGACAGGCTCAAGCTCCATGATCCTGTCCCGATCGAGGCGGTCATAGTCGAGCTCAAGAAAATCGGCCGGTTCTCCGACTGCAATCTTGCCGGTCCCGGACATGCCGATCGCTTGCCGTCCATGAGCGATGCTTTGCAACAGGAAGTCCTGCCGCGACCAGCTCTGCGTAAAGCCCATCCCGCCGTGCAGGGCATTGGCGAGACGGATCTCGCGGATCATGTCGTCGTCCTCGTCGAAGGCCTGACCATCCACACCGATCGCGACATGACAGCCTCGCTGCCAAGCGCTGGCGACGGGTCCGAGCCCTGAACGGAGATGCAGATTGGATCCGGAGTTCGTGACGATGCGGCAACCTGCCTCCGCGATCATGTCCAGCTCGTGCGGGCGGGCGTGGACGCAATGCGCAAGGGTCAGTCGCGGCGAGAGAAAGCCGATTTCCTTCAGATAGGTGACGATCCCTTGCTGAAACGTGAGATCCGCCCATCGCCTCTGATAGGGTGTCTCGAGGAGATGCATATGAACTCTGCGGCCGGTTTCGGCAGACCGTCGCGCGATCGCCTGGAGCAGTTCATCGCTACACCATTGCACGCCAGCCGGTCCAAACTGCACGTCGACCATCGGTCCCTGGAGCGCTTCGGCGATCTGTTCCGTGGTCTCGATCAGGCGCTCGGGAGATTGGGGTGGCCGGCAAAAGGTCTCCCGCAGCAGAGCTGCGATGCTGGCCGGAAGCTTGTCGAGCAGGGCCGTTTCGTCACCATAGACGAGCGGATTTTTGTCTCTCAGCGCCGGGGCAAAGGCAATCCTGACGCCGACGTCCCGTGCGGCCCTTGCAACTTCGCAGGCTTCCTCGATCGGATCGAGCTTGCCGCTTGGCCGCGTATAGTGGACCATGACCGCGCCGCAGCCAGACAGTGCTGCGCGCGCGAGCGGTGCCACGGCGGCCTTGTAGGCATCCGACGGCGTGGCAAGGATCGTGCGCGGCAGCCACGCCTCCAGGGGCAGGAAGGCGGTCCCGAAGGATGACATTGGCAGTGGCCGCGCATGATCATGGGCATTGGCCAGTGCCGGGATTACCAGCGTGCGCTGGTCCCCCGCCGTTGCAGGGCTGGCGTCTTCCACAGCCGTAATGACCCCGTCTTTCCAGCGGATGCGACGATTCTGTTGCGGGCCCCGAGGCTCGCCGATCGTGTGGGTCGCGTATAACTCTCCTGAATGGGTCATCGGTTCTGATCCGGAGGCAAGGCAACATTCGCCGCAGAGCCGTTGCCGCGTGGATCATGGGCACCTTCCACACTGCCATTTTCAGACAGCCGGATCACGCCTGCCTGTCCGAAAATCGGGGATAGGGCGGGGAGCTTTGCAACTTCATGGCCGAGGGCCGAAAGTGCTTCGGCCTCTTCAGGGAGCAGCGATCCCTCGATCTTCAGGCTGTCACGGCTGTCGGAGAAGGTTCGTCCCAGGAGGAAACGTGGCTGGGCCAGCGCCTGCTCGGGCGTCATGCCGTCGTCGAGCAGGCTGGTCAGCAGCACGGACAGCGTCTGCGGCTGACCATCGGCGCCCTGCGTGCCGTAGAGCAGATAGGGTTCGCCGTCCCGGATCGCGATCCCCGGGTTGAGGGTGTAGAAGGGCCGCTTGCCGGGCGCCAGGCAATTCGGGTGGCCGGGTTCAGTCGAAAAGGCTGCGCCGCGATTTTGCCAGAGGATGCCGGTCCCGGGAACGGTGACGCCACTGCCCCAATCGAAATAGGTGCTCTGAAGCAGGCTGGCGCAACGTCCCTGAGCGTCCGTGACGGCAAAGAAGACGGTATCTGCGCTGTTGACCGGATGAGGCCACGCCATTGCGGATGCGGGATCGATCCTGCCCGCTGCGGCGTCGAGCGTGCCTGTTTCGAGCATGGCTGCGGCCGGGTCATGCTTTCCAGTGTCGAAATCCGGATCGGCGATCGATGACCGCTTCAGGAAAGCCTGCTTGGTCGCCTCGACAAGCAGATGGATCCGGGCGGCGGTTCCTGGGGGCGTCTCTACGAGATCAAACCGGGAGAGAATGCCCATGATGGCAAGCGTCGAGCAGCCCTGCGTTGGGGGCGGCGGCGCCAGCAGCAGCGTTCCGCGATAATCCAGCGCCAGCGGATCGACTTCACGCGTGCGGGTGGCTGCCAGATCCGCTGTGTTGAGCGGCGAGCCTACTTTGGCGAGGCCGTCGGCGATCGCTTCCGATAGTGAGCCCTCATAGAAGCTCCGGTATCCTTCGTTCGCAAGCGACCGCAGACTTGCAGCCAGCTGAGGCTGGCGCAACAGTCCCGCGTCGCTGCGATGGTCGAAGATTGCTGCAAATCCGGGCCATACGGGGTGCTCTTGCCCGCGAAAGTCGAGCCAAAAATCCTGGGAGGCGCTTGGTATATAGCCGCCATCGGCCAGTTCGATCGCGGGAGACATCAGATCCGCGAAGCTTTCCCGACCGGCCCAGTTCGCAGCGCTGAAGGCGAGGGCATGGCCCCAGCTGTCGACAGCGCAGGCGGAGGTCAGCATGGAGGATGGGCCGCGCGTTGGAATAGCGTCTTTCGGAACGGTGACCCCGGCAGCAGCCTGGCCTATTCCGAGGAAGCAGCGGCGGCGCCCCTCCCGGTCGCAGACCAACCAGACGGCATCGCCGCCCAGGCCGCAAAAATGGGGCATGACCACCGCGAGCACCGCGGCAACTGCGACTGCCGCTTCGATCGCGTTGCCTCCGCGTGCCAGCACGGCCCTGCCGGCTTCCGTTGCGAGCGGGTGAGGGCTCACAACCATCCCTGTTTCCTGTCGGTAGGCACGTTTTGGCTGCATGTATCTTGCTCGCGCGGGATTTGTGGCCGGCGGCAGGATGCCGCCGGCCGGGCCATTGGATCAGTTGACCGTGTAGGTGAGCTTGCGCTCTTCGAGCGGCGGCAGGAACTGGCGGTCAAAGATCTGCTCGGCCGTCGGCTTGGACGGCAGCTGATAGCCTTCGGCCACGATGTCGATGGAGCGAGAAAGGCGGCTGTCATCGAGATCGCCCAGTCCGAGCTTTTCGACTTCCGGGGAGACGATCAGGTTCTCGTAGGAGAATTTGAGGCGGTCGTGCTCCAGGTCACGCTTGACGAGGTTGTCGTAAGCGACGACGGAATCCATGCCCTTTTCGGTGTCGAGCCCGATTTCGATTGCGGCCTTGTTGACCGCGCGGACCAGGCCGGCAACCGCCTGCGGGTTCTCGGCGATCAGCTTCTGCGACACCATGAGGCCGTTCGAGTAGAGGTCGAGGCCGTGATCACCGAACAGCAGCCAGTTATAGTCCTTTGCCGGATCCTGGCGGTTGTTGATGAGGTTGAACCAGCTGGTGATGTTGAACACCAGTGCGCCGTCGATATCGCCCTTGATCAGCATGGGTTCCTGCAGGTTCGGACCCATGTTGTCGATCTTGACCTGAGCCAGGTCGACTTTGTTGAGCGTGGCGAGGACCGTCACCAGGCGCGTGGTCGGTGTTCCCTGTGCGCCGCCGAGCGTCTTGCCGACGAGGTCTGCCGGCGTAGTGATATTGGTCTCCTTCTTGCTGACGATCGCGAAGGGCGGCTTGTTCCAGAGCTGGTAGACCATGACCGGGGCTTCATCGGGGCGGGTCGCGGCATTCTGGATGATGGCGTTGATGTCGCCGAAGCCGGCATCATAGGTACCCGACATGATGCGCGTGACGGTGGCCGCCGAGCCCTCGCCTTGGTCAATGGTCACGTCGAGGCCTTCCGCTTCGAAGTAGCCGGCTTCCTTGGCCAGAAGAAAGGCAGCGTCCGATCCTTGCGTCTTCCAACCCAGCGTAAACTTGATGGCGGTGTCGGCAAGCGCCGCGCTGTTGAGGCAAAGGCCAAGAGCGACGGTGG
Encoded here:
- a CDS encoding sigma-54-dependent Fis family transcriptional regulator, with amino-acid sequence MTPTKPPKLVSLADVSKSTGKMLSKGAFSELDTGASPTLSELTEALHFALGDGRIWLNDQRMVLMQSQVLGRLRQEIIEAFGMEAAKGIFMRVGYMQGVRDAELILKRFPHQDLTHALAAGPRVHTLEGFVKVETKQFEFDSDKGRYFGEFYWYDSSEAGEHIVHHGLASEPVCWMQTGYPSGYTSTLFGRPVIFREMECSGMGASRCYVVGQNAEEWGEDAPERAYLGLEWPRSRRTSRSRSEKTQRSGDPASANPTASTGGDPVVGVSASFLRARLMVEKVADTEATVLLVGESGVGKELFSQQLHRLSQRSTKPFVALNCAAIPDTLVESELFGVERGAFTGAVASRPGYFERAAGGTLFLDEIASLAYAAQGKLLRAIQERVIERVGGLKTVAADVRIIAASNVDLADEVRTGRFRQDLYFRLCVFPISIPPLRERRDDIPLLVDHFLRLFRERHRRQVVGLTRRAMDALLAYDFPGNIRELQNLIERGVIFADAGGFIDLQHIFTANEPLAPSHPSLTREGRLTYGQVTLSPAAVTPDFLQSSSHIKAAELDLYRQALTTHRGNVSAAARSLGISRAKLEYRLRKNGLH
- a CDS encoding amidohydrolase family protein, which translates into the protein MTHSGELYATHTIGEPRGPQQNRRIRWKDGVITAVEDASPATAGDQRTLVIPALANAHDHARPLPMSSFGTAFLPLEAWLPRTILATPSDAYKAAVAPLARAALSGCGAVMVHYTRPSGKLDPIEEACEVARAARDVGVRIAFAPALRDKNPLVYGDETALLDKLPASIAALLRETFCRPPQSPERLIETTEQIAEALQGPMVDVQFGPAGVQWCSDELLQAIARRSAETGRRVHMHLLETPYQRRWADLTFQQGIVTYLKEIGFLSPRLTLAHCVHARPHELDMIAEAGCRIVTNSGSNLHLRSGLGPVASAWQRGCHVAIGVDGQAFDEDDDMIREIRLANALHGGMGFTQSWSRQDFLLQSIAHGRQAIGMSGTGKIAVGEPADFLELDYDRLDRDRIMELEPVDLFFARANARHVLQVIVAGKTIVAQGRLPGIDLDALENELRSSYRQSVQRFDTLRRDWPLIETALAEWNQAYNGCC
- a CDS encoding gamma-glutamyltransferase family protein — its product is MVVSPHPLATEAGRAVLARGGNAIEAAVAVAAVLAVVMPHFCGLGGDAVWLVCDREGRRRCFLGIGQAAAGVTVPKDAIPTRGPSSMLTSACAVDSWGHALAFSAANWAGRESFADLMSPAIELADGGYIPSASQDFWLDFRGQEHPVWPGFAAIFDHRSDAGLLRQPQLAASLRSLANEGYRSFYEGSLSEAIADGLAKVGSPLNTADLAATRTREVDPLALDYRGTLLLAPPPPTQGCSTLAIMGILSRFDLVETPPGTAARIHLLVEATKQAFLKRSSIADPDFDTGKHDPAAAMLETGTLDAAAGRIDPASAMAWPHPVNSADTVFFAVTDAQGRCASLLQSTYFDWGSGVTVPGTGILWQNRGAAFSTEPGHPNCLAPGKRPFYTLNPGIAIRDGEPYLLYGTQGADGQPQTLSVLLTSLLDDGMTPEQALAQPRFLLGRTFSDSRDSLKIEGSLLPEEAEALSALGHEVAKLPALSPIFGQAGVIRLSENGSVEGAHDPRGNGSAANVALPPDQNR
- a CDS encoding ABC transporter substrate-binding protein, with product MLKTFLSTVALGLCLNSAALADTAIKFTLGWKTQGSDAAFLLAKEAGYFEAEGLDVTIDQGEGSAATVTRIMSGTYDAGFGDINAIIQNAATRPDEAPVMVYQLWNKPPFAIVSKKETNITTPADLVGKTLGGAQGTPTTRLVTVLATLNKVDLAQVKIDNMGPNLQEPMLIKGDIDGALVFNITSWFNLINNRQDPAKDYNWLLFGDHGLDLYSNGLMVSQKLIAENPQAVAGLVRAVNKAAIEIGLDTEKGMDSVVAYDNLVKRDLEHDRLKFSYENLIVSPEVEKLGLGDLDDSRLSRSIDIVAEGYQLPSKPTAEQIFDRQFLPPLEERKLTYTVN